ttttttggggtttttcttgttgttggttttttttttaaatacttttttgtttgtttttttcttggtttttttataGCCAAAGTCAGTGCAAAGgagtataaaagaaaaaaaaaacaataataaaaaacaacACAACCCAACAGTTCCATGCCCTAAGGATGggaggggaaaattgggggcaaaaatgggaaatttgagGATTTTTCCAACCTCACGTTTTGTGCTCGTGGTGAACGatgtgggaggggaaaaaagggaaaattgggggaaaaaatgggaatttgaggtgagaggaagatttttttccagcCTCACATTTTGCCCATGAtgtgggagggaaaaaagggaaaattgggggaaaaaatgggaatttgagGTGGGGGGAGATTTTTTTCCAGCCTCACATTTTGCCCACGATGTTGGAGGAGAAAATTTGggataaaaatgggaatttgagGTGGGGGGAGATTTTTTTCCAACCTCACATTTTGCCCACGATGTTGGAAgggaaatggagggaaaaatttgggaaaaaatgaaaatttgaagcaggggggatttttttccaatttcacATTTTGTGTTTGGTGTGCACAACATAAAAGGGGAAATTGGAGgggaaatgggaggaaaaaatcaggaaaaaaaggggaatttgaggcagggaagaattttttccaaCCTCACATTTTGTGCTCGTCGTGCACAACGTGGGAGGGGAAAattgagggaaaaaatgggaatttgaggtatgaagattttttttccagcctcACATTTTGCCCATGATGCGGGAGAGGAAATGGGAtgagaaaaaggagaatttgAGGGAGTTTTCCAACCTCCCACACATTTTGGGTTTGGGAGGGGAAAATTGAGGTGAAATCAGGAAATTtcaggcaggaggaggggatTTTCCCAACTTATATCCTGTGCTCACCATGCACAATTTAAGAGGGGAAAATTGGGATGAAATCAGGAAATTTCAGGCAGGAAAGAGGAGTTTTTCCCACCTCTTATCTTGTGCTCACCAGGCACGATGTAGGACAGGAAAATTGGGGTGAAATTGGGAAAccggaggaaggaagggagggattTTCCCACCTCACATCTTGTGGTTGCTGAGCACGATTTAGGAGGGGAAAATTGGGATGAAATCAGGAAATTTCAGGCAGGAAGGGGAGGTTTTTCCACTTTGTATCTTGTGCTCACCAGGCACGATTTAGGAGGGGGAAAATCGGGGTGAAATTGGGGAAttggaggaaggaaagaaggggaTTTTCTCACCTCACATCTTGTGGTTGCTGAGCACGATTTAGGAGGGGAAAATTGGGGTGAAATCGGGAATTTGAGGCAGGAGGAAGGGATTTTCCCACCTCCTACCTTGTGCTCACCATGCACAATTCAGGAGGGGAAAATCGGGGTGAAAGTGGGCTGAAATCAGGAAACTGGAGGCAGGAAAGGGGCGTTTTCCCCACCTCACATCTTGTGTTTGCTGAGCACAATTTAGGAAGGGAAAATCGGGGTGAAATCAGGAAATTGGAGCAGCAGGGGGAGTTTTACCCACCCCACATTTTCTGCTCACCACGCACCATTTAAGAGGTGAAAATCGGGCTGAAATCAGGAAActggaggcaggaggaggggatTTTCCCACCTCAAGAGGTGAAAATTGGGGTAAAATCGGGGTGAAATCAGGAAActggaggcaggaggaggggatTTTCCCACCTCACATCTTGCGCACGATTTAAGAGGTGAAAATTGGGGTAAAATCGAGGTGAAATCAGCAAATTGGGAGGCAGGAAGAGGGAGTTTTTCCCACCCTACATTTGTGCTCACCACGCACAATTTAGGAAGGGAAAATCGGGGTGAAATCAGGAAActggaggcaggaggaggggatTTTCCCACCTCACATCTTGCGCACGATTTAAGAGGTGAAAATTGGGGTAAAATCGAGGTGAAATCAGGAAATTGGGAGGCAGGAAGAGGGAGTTTTTCCCACCCCACATTTTGCGCTCACCACGCACCATTTAAGAGGCGAAAATCGGCTGAAATCAGGAAActggaggcaggaggaggggatTTTCCCACCTCACATCTTGCGCACGATTTAAGAGGTGAAAACTGGGGTAAAATCGAGGTGAAATCAGGAAATTGGGAGGCAGGAAGAGGGAGTTTTTCCCACCCCACATTTTCTGCTCACCACGCACCATTTAAGAGGTGAAAATCGGGCTGGAATCAGGAAActggaggcaggaggaggggatCTTCCCACCTCATATCTTGTGCTCGCCGCGCACGATGTGCGAGGAGAACTCGTAGCGGTCCTGGCTGCGGTAGCCGCAGATGTTGCACTCGAAAGGGTCCCTGAAGCCGTGGCAGCCCATGTGGATGGTGAACATGACGTGGTCCAGGAAGAGCACGCGGCAGTGCTCGCAGCAGAAGGCGCGCAGCTGCTCGCCCTCCTCGTTGAGCACCCTCAGCGACTCCTTGGGGAAGCAGCAGCGCGCCGCTCCGTCCGGCTCCTCCTTGGGCTCCTCCTTGGCGAaggcggggctgtgccggctgctgccgccgcccgcccgctccTCCTGGATGCTCTCGGTGTCCGTGGAGTCCTGGCAGCCGTTGGAAGGCGAGCCCCCGCCgtccccggcggcggcggcgcggctgCGGAAGATCACCGGGATGCCCTCGGCGCCGTCCTCGGAGGGGTCGCGGCCCCGCGGCAGCTCCAGGCGGGCGGGCAGCGCCTGGATCTGCGTGTACACGGAGCTGATGACCGGCGTCACCTCGGTGNNNNNNNNNNNNNNNNNNNNNNNNNNNNNNNNNNNNNNNNNNNNNNNNNNNNNNNNNNNNNNNNNNNNNNNNNNNNNNNNNNNNNNNNNNNNNNNNNNNNNNNNNNNNNNNNNNNNNNNNNNNNNNNNNNNNNNNNNNNNNNNNNNNNNNNNNNNNNNNNNNNNNNNNNNNNNNNNNNNNNNNNNNNNNNNNNNNNNNNNAGGGGgattggggaggggggaaagggaTGGGGGAttggggaaaaggggatggGGGATTGGGGAGGGGGGATTGGGGAATGGGGGattggggaaaaggggaaagggggtGGGGGattggggaaaggggatgggggATTGGGGAAAGGGAGTGGGGGattggggaaaaggggaaagggatgGGGGattggggaaaggggatggggattggggaaaggggatggggggttggggaaaggggaaagggggtGGGGGATTGGggagaaggggctggggattggggaaaaggggaaaggggctgggggattgcggggaaaggggatggggaTTGGGGAAAGGGGCTGGAGGATTGGGGAGAGGGGATGGGGGGATTGGGGAGGGGCTGTAGGCAGGGGGGACACGGAGGGACAAGGGCTAAAGCAGGGGACGGGGAGATGAGGAGTCCCcaaggaggggctgtgggggacGGGGGGGCACAAGGACATGAGAAGGGGATGGGGGGCAcatggggacactttgggggtgccaggggacactctgggggtgccattttggggtcccccacTCTCCGTGTCCCCCCAGGGCTGTTTGGGCTGGTGAACAAACACAGTGTGACCAACCCCACTGACCCatgtggggacactgggggtcccaggggacactctgggggtgccaggggTCACACTagggggctggctgtgccagtTTGAGGGTGCCCCCCACTCTCTGTGTCCCCCCAGGGCTGTTTGGGCTGGTGAACAACGCGGGCATTGCCAACCCCACTGACCCatgtggggacactgggggtgccaggggacactctgggagtcccaggggacactgggggtgcCAGTCTGGGGTCCCCCACTCTCCGTGTCCCCCCAGGGGCTGTTTGGGGCTGGTGAACAACGCGGGCATTGCCAACCCCATCGGCCCCACGGAGTGGATGGACATCGAGGACTTCCGGCGCGTCATGGCCGTCAACGCCCTGGGCGCCATCGAGGTGACGCTgcggctgctgccgctgctgaaGCGCGCGCGGGGGCCGCGTGGTCAACACCTCCAGCGTGCTGGGCCGCATCTCCGCCAACGGCGGCGGCTACTGCATCTCCAAGTACTGCATCGAGGCCTTCTCCGACAGCCTCAGGTGGGCGCTGGGCCCGGGCACGGCCCGAGCTGAGCCATGGGCATGGCCTGAGCCACCCTGGGCACGGGCTGagcccttctgggcatgggctgagctgagccatGGGCAcgggctgagctctgggcaggggctgagccatCCTGGGCAcgggctgagctctgggcaggggctgagctgggcccTGGGCATGCTCTGATCCACTCTGGGCACGGGCTGAGCTGAGCCATGGACACAGGCTGAGCCACCCTGGGCATGGCCTGAGCCACCCTAGGCacggggctcagctctgggcacaggctgagctctgggcatgggctgagctgagctctgggcaCGGCCTGACCCTGGGCACgggctgagctgagccctgggcaTGACCTGAGCCACCCTGGGCATGGGCTGAGCCCTCCTGGGTATGACCTGAGCCACCCTGGGCATGGGCTGAGCCCTCCTGGGTATGACCTGAGCCACCCTGGGCACGGCCTCAGCCACCCTGAGCAtgggctgagctctgggcaggggctgagccacCCTGAGCATGacctgagccctgctgggcacagcctgagccACCCTGGGCACGGGCTGAGCCCTCCTGGGCATGGCCTGACCCACCCTGGTTGTGCCCTGACTCCTGTGCccaccctctgccaccccctgacccccgtgccccctccccaggcgGGACATGCGGCACTTTGGGGTCAAGGTGAGCATCGTGGAGCCGGGGTTCTTCAAGACCAACGTGACGGACCTGGACGCGCTGGAGGCGTCGCTGCGGCAGCGCTGGGAGCGCCTGGAGCCGGCCACGCGCAGCAGCTACGGGGAGCACTTCCTGCCCCAGTgtgagcggggctggggggcacgGGCCGGGACCCCCGCACCCTGAGCGCCACAGCTCAGCGGcaccctgcctcagtttccctttccTGCATCCCCCCGAGCTCAGTGTCTcaccctgcctcagtttccctttccctgcatcCCTCAAATTCAGTGTCTcaccctgcctcagtttcccttttcCTGCATCCCTCAAATTCAGTGTCTcaccctgcctcagtttccctttccctgcatcCCTCAAATTCAGTGTCTcaccctgcctcagtttcccttttcCTGCATCCCTCAAATTCAGTCTcaccctgcctcagtttcccttttcCTGCATCCCTCAAATTCAGTGTCTcaccctgcctcagtttcccttttcCTGCATCCCTCAAATTCAGTGTCTcaccctgcctcagtttccctttccctgcatcCCTCAAATTCAGTGTCTcaccctgcctcagtttccctttccTGCATCCCTCAAATTCAGTGTCTcgccctgcctcagtttcccttttcctgactcttccccacctcccccagcccccGAATGTCCCAATTCCTCCCCGACCCtttccctgcctcagtttcccctttcccgcctcccccaaaccccaaattcaccATCTCacccctgcctcagtttccctcctCCTGACTcttccccacccctcccccagcccccaaatttcccaatttcatccctgcctcagtttcccttttccgcctcagtttccctttccCCACCCCCGAATGTCCCAGTTCCCCCCTGACCCCTTTCCTTGCCTCAGtttcctctcccctctccccaccATGTCCCCCCCGACCTGTCTCCCATGTCCCCCCTGACCTGTCCCCCCTGACCCATgcccgtgtcccctgtgtccccctgacCCTGtaccccctgtcccccccatgtcccccctgACCTGTCCCCCCCgttgtcccccctgtcccctgtgtccccccccatgtccccccctgaccctgtcccccccatgtccctctgtgtccccctgaccctgtcccccgtgtcccccccgatctgtcccctccatgtccccccCTGACCCTGtaccgtgtccccgtgtccccccgaccctgtccccccctgtccccctgtgtcccccctgaccctgtccccgtgtcccctgtgtccccctgaccctgtcccccttgtcccctgtgtccccccctgtccccgtgtccccctgaccctgtccccgtgtcccccccgtccccctgtcccctgtgtcccctgaccctgtcccgtgtccctggtccccccccgtgtccccctgacCTGTTCCCCACCATGtcctccccgtgtccccccctgtccccgtgccccccctgtcccctgtgtccccctgaccctgtccccatgtccccccatgtccctgtcccccccgtgtccccctgacCTGTCCCCCATGTCTCTCCTGTgtcccccccgtccccgtgtccccctgaccctgtccccatgtccccatgtccccccatgtccctgtcccctgtccccccctgACCTGTCCCCCATGTC
This is a stretch of genomic DNA from Passer domesticus isolate bPasDom1 chromosome 31, bPasDom1.hap1, whole genome shotgun sequence. It encodes these proteins:
- the LOC135287909 gene encoding LOW QUALITY PROTEIN: retinol dehydrogenase 5-like (The sequence of the model RefSeq protein was modified relative to this genomic sequence to represent the inferred CDS: deleted 1 base in 1 codon), with the translated sequence MDIEDFRRVMAVNALGAIEVTLRLLPLLKRARGRVVNTSSVLGRISANGGGYCISKYCIEAFSDSLRRDMRHFGVKVSIVEPGFFKTNVTDLDALEASLRQRWERLEPATRSSYGEHFLPQYLRVQRLLLSLLCDRDLAKVTSCMEHALRARHPRSRYSAGWDAKLLWLPASYLPSALVDLALALILPRPAQSAR